A part of Liolophura sinensis isolate JHLJ2023 chromosome 1, CUHK_Ljap_v2, whole genome shotgun sequence genomic DNA contains:
- the LOC135482191 gene encoding uncharacterized protein LOC135482191, translating to MMAPPENFKLKAFLVKLSKEMTQEDLEYMKDMFKGNGGIGRGVLESLTLPVHFFDRLQTAGFLSMNNIVVLQALVWHTGRKDLYQQTVSFAEQVENVVYTCDPTPVAENGFKYTRFHLKCDLNKEKIEELRAVVARWMSVPTHLVCVAGVQPSESWIITLMVPDIDTLDLSEVIRRHRDWLVHKDIDRFEIDDKVINLTEGTTDSVENCNELLIRENTRLRKMNADLEDVKENLWTHIRIQENVIAKLKSSVEKLSTSVVEKRSDYGPYYFGLFLWTLCYLHLFKKTFVDGTSLGLRLKNGAVTAVDRLTSKFRECMEAIRKKDYDAELIDGLLDSFRRLVRVEQLEEIRLSAFLVQHQHMEVFVQNLVLEQENRRLTLELIRQIMESGESGKTPESGTPGPPINVEAHTNVVIRIRNDFLSALAEISRQMMPKDKDRILKAVGQELNIDRAEFAYLMKTDQRFLELLVIKKIQDLTMKSDQFHKKPEIYILQLLKKANRQDLSKQLTESLTEARIEGLNIPMPFFKGPWSQGGVGELHPYGAGQMPFSL from the exons ATGATGGCACCACCGGAGAATTTCAAACTGAAAGCATTCCTCGTGAAACTTTCCAAAGAAATGACACAAGAGGACCTTGAATACATGAAGGATATGTTTAAAG GAAACGGTGGAATTGGCAGAGGTGTTCTCGAGAGCCTGACTCTCCCGGTCCACTTTTTCGACCGCCTCCAAACAGCTGGGTTTCTGAGTATGAACAACATAGTGGTTCTGCAAGCTCTGGTGTGGCACACAGGACGTAAAGATCTGTATCAGCAAACTGTTAGCTTCGCAGAGCAGGTGGAGAACGTTGTATACACTTGTGATCCCACCCCAGTGGCAG aaaatggttttaagtACACGCGGTTTCATTTAAAATGTGAtctaaacaaagaaaaaatcgaGGAATTGCGTGCGGTTGTGGCCCGGTGGATGAGCGTTCCCACACACCTGGTTTGTGTGGCTGGGGTACAGCCTTCCGAAAGCTGGATTATCACCCTCATGGTTCCTGACATCGACACCTTAGACTTGTCTGAAGTGATCCGGCGACATAGGGACTGGCTCGTCCATAAGGACATTGACAGGTTCGAAATTGATGATAAAGTCATCAATCTGACAG AAGGTACTACAGACAGTGTTGAGAATTGCAATGAGCTCTTAATACGTGAAAATACCAGACTTAGGAAGATGAATGCCGATTTAGAAGATGTGAAAGAAAACCTTTGGACACACATCCGGATCCAAGAAAATGTTATTGCAAAACTTAAATCATCTGTAGAAAAACTGAGTACTTCTGTAGTGGAGAAAAGATCAGATTATGGGCCCTATTATTTTGGACTGTTCCTGTGGACTTTGTGTTATCTGCACCTTTTCAAGAAAACATTCGTAGATGGCACATCCTTGGGCCTGCGACTGAAGAACGGAGCCGTGACAGCAGTGGATAGACTGACATCCAAGTTCAGAGAATGCATGGAAGCAATTCGTAAGAAGGATTATGATGCTGAGTTGATCGACGGTTTACTGGATTCCTTCCGGCGGTTAGTAAGGGTGGAGCAACTGGAAGAGATAAGACTCTCTGCCTTTCTTGTACAACACCAACACATGGAAGTGTTTGTACAAAACCTTGTTTTAGAGCAGGAAAATAGGCGTCTCACACTTGAATTAATCAGACAAATCATGGAAAGTGGTGAATCCGGCAAAACACCGGAGTCCGGAACGCCTGGCCCACCGATCAATGTGGAAGCACACACGAATGTGGTGATTC GTATTCGGAACGACTTTCTCTCAGCTTTAGCAGAGATCAGTCGACAAATGATGCCAAAGGATAAAGACAGGATACTGAAGGCAGTTGGACAGGAGCTCAATATAGATCGTGCAGAATTTGCCTATCTGATGAAAACAGACCAAAGATTCTTGGAGTTGCTTGTCATCAAAAAAATTCAGGATTTAACTATGAAATCCGATCAATTTCATAAAAAACCAG AGATATATATCCTACAGCTGCTGAAAAAAGCAAACCGCCAAGACCTTTCCAAACAACTGACTGAAAGTTTGACCGAAGCTCGCATCGAAGGTCTCAACATACCCATGCCATTTTTTAAAGGTCCTTGGTCTCAAGGTGGAGTTGGAGAGTTACATCCGTATGGGGCTGGCCAGATGCCATTTTCACTGTAG
- the LOC135482197 gene encoding uncharacterized protein LOC135482197, with protein sequence MSQQSSCVQASGSGRKRKDCSVGNNSGVTESKRNKSTGPKSVKTEQSKKVYTKKIDPEQTEEEEIIFTANLPTRNKQGKLVFDDWLEFQPVLTPKEVLQAGSFGGTYFRPIQSGITGKKYDSKVWKELPRDWLDRLNVPKQVCSSSYDENVNKYKVKCGGSLQMWEESGWIHKQDPYGWFQWYCRFYQGRRTADDERQIGRWLRCAGNKGRWRNNLISKCVKSDRNFNDTSVSPVVRQTLQHWAYTLTEADFKAHAKILRKKGL encoded by the exons ATGTCTCAGCAATCCTCATGTGTGCAGGCATCAGGGTCTGGTAGAAAAAGGAAGGATTGCTCTGTGGGAAATAACTCTGGTGTCACAGAGTCAAAGAGGAATAAATCAACAGGGCCCAAGAGTGTGAAGACTGAGCAAAGCAAAAAAGTGTACACAAAGAAAATTGATCCTGAACAG ACTGAAGAAGAGGAGATAATCTTCACAGCCAACCTCCCGACTCGTAACAAACAGGGTAAACTAGTGTTTGATGACTGGCTAGAGTTCCAGCCAGTTCTCACCCCAAAGGAAGTACTTCAGGCGGGAAGTTTTGGAGGGACATATTTCAGACCAATCCAATCTGGCATTACAG GAAAGAAATATGACTCCAAAGTTTGGAAGGAATTGCCCAGAGATTGGCTAGATCGTTTAAATGTTCCCAAACAG GTTTGCTCATCATCTTATGATGAAAATGTGAATAAGTATAAGGTGAAGTGTGGCGGAAGTTTACAGATGTGGGAAGAAAGTGGCTGGATACATAAACAAGACCCTTATGGATGGTTCCAATGGTATTGCAG GTTTTATCAGGGTCGACGTACTGCAGACGACGAGAGACAGATTGGGCGCTGGTTACGTTGTGCTGGCAACAAGGGACGATGGAGGAATAATCTGATCAGCAAATGTGTGAAGAGTGATCGAAACTTCAATGACACCTCTGTCTCCCCAGTGGTCAGGCAAACATTGCAGCACTGGGCATATACATTGACAGAGGCAGACTTCAAAGCACATGCTAAAATACTCAGAAAGAAAGGCCTGTAA